A DNA window from Drosophila pseudoobscura strain MV-25-SWS-2005 chromosome 2, UCI_Dpse_MV25, whole genome shotgun sequence contains the following coding sequences:
- the LOC6897006 gene encoding putative leucine-rich repeat-containing protein DDB_G0290503, producing the protein MPNKNNFNGRNQGPEQGFLKQSTTCFDDDSDDANTPQPSRLLQSFLKGHCKAVENIKRNNMEIAKKMHKKTKAFMETKAENDHLKVQLSNAEQELKELTKALEGLKGNYKQLNEKYITVLQKYTHCETHYDEEQTKIKATINQLKAEITLKQSRNDELESEVKTVQDNYLDISAQVDAMAQTNEQLTADLEKMQSQLLEHVKEKTESHNAMQNMEEQFAAQNTLHEIRISELETEIQNQTLAQADLVNRSELQVKEYNLNISHIQGQLMEKEELCRGLQQCNDTLKNQLELQRNQISAAKAENEENHRNLTTLKDYLSQVEAARDQLNASNNDLIQQNDQAAVEFAIEKTKLVKELKQQKDELEATVSRLKYELEQQNLACGELSKRNEQEVNDIHVRLSDLQGRLNESEVLCQKQELGNKQLASEHQKKTQSLQDELNDAGAKLNELTKQNQALASQLHDDEQNYKENINTLQAKLEQLQGQIDGLQQHITSLEAERDVLSNNVHQLLGEHEEMANELATAKSNFELELRSQTGILQTKLASLQMELNSKENENTELERKKDAIIAELKFKMNRIGSVFEQSVSSVRVVRPEPNPSITESQLVIEAPPAPSRKRFALNRRIEAISDSSDFLSDNELPPPKVKPQKKAISGVKRARLHKNEKDNDAAFDKLKTQD; encoded by the exons ATGCcgaataaaaacaattttaatggAAGAAATCAAGGCCCCGAACAAGGCTTCCTCAAGCAATCCACAACTTGTTTTGATGACGATTCTGACGATGCGAATACACCACAACCGTCCCGTTTGCTCCAGTCCTTCCTGAAAGGACATTGTAAAGCGGTTGAAAACATTAAACGTAATAACATGGAGATTGCAAAGAAAATGCATAAGAAAACGAAAGCTTTTATGGAAACGAAAGCTGAAAATGATCATCTAAAAGTACA ATTGAGTAACGCGGAACAGGAGCTGAAGGAACTAACGAAAGCGCTAGAAGGGCTGAAAGGGAATTACAAGCAACTCAATGAAAAATACATAACTGTACTTCAGAAGTACACCCACTGCGAGACACACTATGACGAAGAGCAAACCAAGATCAAAGCTACAATCAATCAGCTAAAAGCAGAAATTACTTTGAAGCAGTCGCGAAATGATGAATTGGAGTCCGAG GTCAAGACCGTGCAGGATAACTACCTCGATATTAGTGCCCAAGTCGATGCTATGGCCCAAACTAATGAGCAGCTAACGGCCGATTTGGAAAAGATGCAGTCACAGCTTTTAGAGCACGTTAAGGAAAAGACGGAGTCTCATAACGCTATGCAGAATATGGAGGAACAGTTCGCTGCCCAAAATACGCTCCACGAG ATTAGGATTTCAGAGCTGGAAACAGAGATCCAAAACCAGACTCTAGCACAGGCCGATCTGGTCAATCGCAGCGAGTTGCAGGTAAAAGAGTACAACCTGAATATATCGCACATTCAGGGCCAGCTGATGGAAAAGGAAGAGCTCTGTCGCGGTCTTCAGCAGTGCAATGACACACTCAAAAATCAACTCGAGCTTCAACGAAACCAAATCTCAGCAGCTAAAGCAGAGAACGAGGAAAATCATCGAAACCTTACCACTTTGAAAGACTACCTAAGCCAAGTGGAGGCTGCAAGGGACCAATTAAATGCTTCCAATAACGATTTGATACAGCAAAACGACCAAGCCGCAGTAGAGTTTGCCATTGAAAAGACTAAACTTGTCAAGGAATTAAAGCAACAAAAGGATGAGCTCGAG GCCACTGTCTCACGACTAAAATATGAACTGGAGCAGCAGAATCTGGCCTGCGGCGAGCTATCCAAGCGGAACGAACAAGAAGTAAATGACATACACGTCAGGCTCTCTGATCTCCAAGGCAGGCTCAATGAGAGCGAGGTGCTTTGTCAGAAGCAGGAACTCGGCAATAAACAACTGGCCAGCGAACATCAAAAGAAAACTCAGAGTTTGCAAGACGAATTAAACGATGCGGGGGCAAAGTTAAACGAACTAACTAAACAAAACCAGGCCTTGGCATCGCAGCTCCACGATGATGAGCAGAACTACAAAGAGAACATCAACACACTTCAAGCTAAACTGGAGCAACTTCAGGGTCAAATCGATGGGCTTCAGCAGCATATCACCAGTTTGGAGGCTGAGAGAGACGTACTGAGTAATAACGTACATCAGCTACTTGGCGAACATGAAGAAATGGCCAATGAATTAGCGACAGCTAAGTCCAACTTTGAACTGGAACTACGGTCGCAAACGGGCATCCTACAG ACAAAGCTGGCCAGTCTGCAAATGGAGCTAAACAGcaaggaaaacgaaaacacCGAATTGGAACGCAAAAAAGAT GCCATCATAGCTGAGCTGAAATTCAAGATGAACCGAATTGGCAGTGTGTTTGAGCAGTCTGTCAGCAGTGTGAGAGTTGTAAGACCGGAACCAAACCCATCCATCACTGAATCGCAGCTGGTTATTGAAGCTCCACCTGCTCCTTCAAGAAAACGTTTTGCACTAAACCGACGTATTGAAGCCATATCCGATTCCTCGGACTTTCTCAGCGATAACGAGCTACCCCCTCCAAAGGTG AAACCACAAAAGAAAGCTATCTCTGGAGTCAAACGTGCTCGTTTACATAAAAATGAGAAGGATAACGATGCTGCTTTCGACAAGTTAAAGACTCAAGATTAA
- the sle gene encoding protein slender lobes isoform X1, whose protein sequence is MEDNMENKEGVRVTRARTRRLSVLDPDSCPGTPLLDTASDRGTASPRPTRRTRLNSATDGPTPTRTTRASLARGETPEPITPASLKRTARTPAKATRSVRKQLTLKEELEPEDEKQTRSKTSSPALAFSPTDEKRVTRSMSQTPPVAYRSANNTPQPVLDEKLQSDPSLSAEEQPSGAKAVVDFENVSPTDNKNKHLSRGRSKLPIRVENLSTPAVAAAEKDKDVIWVSETLAKSLESESTESVSEDMKQGTSGSAQKMEAQVESLAEEMSKAETKQAAEEVEAQRRSTIDLLEEVEKDIETIEIPDEQLNSGGADKEQNAEVVIEAASKSITSDEVFESPSSPDPEPENSTTLPMESPASPDPEPQNSSTSALKKLVMEDEPRDEMQPPDLEPRDEMQPPDLEPRDEMQPPDLEPIENNNNSTFKDMAMEVDEDLEIPDKDKELPHKSLDSSEVIEMMAEDEEEKTQWNRSSIGMKIIDNVQLPDLTPDIKSRLVTSGSVDSKKSVAFYSDSADADDEKVQFPKTPARNKNPSSFLLEKSLMRAHKLLKTDTPLKTETPLKKDTPLKTETPLKADTPLMKDNSLKTDTPSKKGTPLMEMETPLKKDTPLKTDIPLMKDTPLKTDTLRKADTPLKTDTPLKTETPLKKDTPLKTDTPLMKDTPLMMDTPLQTGTRRKVETPLKKDTPLKTETPLKVASLKARNSSTPLQSDDREASISLLKPAPARIDCLKPWAQVEAENREKDLKEAAKAKPQPTPSKKVSSKLRLNSEDEDEDDEEGEEFLCEFVENEAEEAPADYKSGDSMDSSEQREIEENEIVDEGESVGSEDTDGSYEDESIGNDSFIVSDTSDVGELRYSSNELEAESLEEMSPKGKKRRARIIVMDSSDEEEQAENKQEEEKENGENQQRQEDEEEKHSERPTNQSNCSSNASKLSEAAQILIGSQEHYSTSETELENSRKLFLNEINKSECLNKTAPRLDMTIMDVDSESDHKDDPQTAATNKSVYEVLDSDEDVGEERNDNDKDNDAENEDKDEDEEPSSSNKSSSIVHQKQKVNNEEALLAELASSDLTHLKTMFNPLQKSRRQSLYMPSPEMAAKEPKLQLRSERDFCPSQSFVEMMAERKVHQAKRKRLSKSFSGATDELEVMEVRQEHKRAKNEHDESSGSMEEDMPPTESPDIPKEESPKKQEEQSEGLQQPKDQEMDEKMPSTKDTPKEDPEPDPSKKEAENTPTFGKWSKNTDHYLDVCASILQRANEAKLEQKKLHVAAGRKHNKTKPTVSEVVFKSVDSTDTDIRETTKALPLKKELKRLQATRNAVSHAVNLLAPQPVAIKEPRSLHRKLSPQPPVEAKKPAKGTKKQKKALLKTQLVSPVKSSDEENHNKSAVVNRIKTNAGYVTVTMDDAPEPLVELVKTRSGIMRVEPATPKQKYFREEPDSPPNRKFRVQRVPAGSHKKSKQQQQPPKEGGKVATHNPAMLSALRFKEQVFARK, encoded by the exons ATGGAAGACAATATGGAGAACAAAGAGGGAGTGCGAG TGACCCGCGCGCGTACACGCCGCTTGTCTGTTCTGGACCCTGACAGTTGCCCCGGAACACCGTTGCTGGACACGGCATCCGATCGTG GCACGGCCTCGCCTCGCCCCACACGCAGAACACGATTGAATTCCGCCACAGATGGGCCTACACCCACCCGAACCACGCGTGCTTCGCTGGCACGCGGTGAAACTCCGGAGCCGATCACTCCGGCGTCTCTTAAGAGAACGGCTCGCACCCCAGCCAAGGCTACTCGATCTGTGCGCAAGCAGTTGACCTTAAAAGAGGAACTTGAGCCAGAAGATGAAAAACAGACTCGATCCAAAACCTCGAGCCCCGCACTGGCGTTTTCGCCAACAGACGAGAAACGCGTCACGCGTTCCATGTCACAGACCCCTCCAGTTGCCTACCGTTCAGCCAATAACACACCACAGCCGGTTTTGGATGAGAAACTGCAATCCGATCCGAGCCTTTCCGCCGAAGAACAGCCAAGTGGGGCGAAAGCAGTTGTTGATTTCGAAAATGTGTCGCCAAcagacaacaaaaataaacatttgaGCCGCGGCCGATCAAAGTTGCCAATTAGGGTCGAGAATCTTTCGACGCCGGCTGTAGCTGCCGCTGAAAAAGATAAGGATGTAATATGGGTGTCGGAAACTCTCGCGAAATCGCTAGAGTCGGAGTCTACAGAAAGCGTTTCGGAGGATATGAAGCAGGGGACCAGCGGCTCTGCACAGAAAATGGAAGCACAGGTTGAGTCACTTGCAGAAGAAATGTCCAAGGCAGAAACCAAGCAAGCTGCCGAGGAAGTGGAAGCGCAGAGACGTTCCACAATAGATTTATTGGAGGAAGTGGAGAAAGACATAGAAACAATCGAAATCCCAGATGAGCAGCTGAACAGCGGAGGGGCAGACAAAGAGCAAAACGCTGAGGTCGTGATTGAGGCGGCTTCCAAATCGATTACTTCAGACGAAGTTTTTGAATCTCCATCCTCACCAGATCCAGAGCCAGAAAATAGCACCACGTTGCCCATGGAATCTCCAGCCTCACCAGATCCAGAACCACAAAACAGCAGCACCTCAGCCCTCAAGAAATTGGTAATGGAGGATGAGCCACGAGATGAAATGCAGCCTCCCGATTTGGAGCCACGAGATGAAATGCAGCCACCCGATTTGGAGCCACGAGATGAAATGCAGCCACCCGATTTGGAGCCAATTGAAAATAACAACAATTCGACTTTCAAGGACATGGCCATGGAAGTGGACGAAGACCTTGAAATTccagataaagataaagaatTGCCACATAAATCTCTGGACTCCTCTGAAGTGATTGAAATGATGGCTGAGGACGAAGAGGAGAAGACCCAGTGGAATCGTTCAAGCATCGGAATGAAGATCATCGACAACGTTCAGCTGCCAGATCTGACCCCTGACATCAAGTCGCGCCTAGTGACATCGGGCAGCGTGGATTCCAAAAAGTCTGTAGCCTTCTATAGCGACTCGGCAGACGCTGATGACGAAAAGGTTCAGTTCCCGAAGACTCCGGCCCGTAACAAGAACCCATCTTCTTTCTTGTTGGAGAAATCGTTAATGAGGGCCCATAAGCTTCTGAAGACAGATACTCCTCTGAAGACGGAGACCCCTTTGAAGAAAGATACTCCTCTGAAGACGGAGACCCCTTTGAAGGCAGATACCCCTTTGATGAAAGATAATTCTCTGAAGACGGATACCCCTTCGAAGAAAGGTACTCCTctgatggagatggagacccCTCTGAAGAAAGATACACCTCTGAAGACGGATATCCCTTTGATGAAAGATACCCCTTTAAAGACAGATACTCTTCGGAAGGCGGATACACCTTTAAAGACAGATACTCCTCTGAAGACGGAGACCCCTCTGAAGAAAGATACTCCTCTGAAGACGGATACACCTTTGATGAAAGATACTCCTCTGATGATGGATACCCCTTTGCAGACAGGTACTCGTCGGAAGGTGGAGACCCCTCTGAAGAAAGATACTCCTCTGAAGACGGAGACCCCTCTGAAGGTGGCCTCTTTAAAGGCACGCAACAGCTCCACACCCTTACAGAGCGACGACCGAGAGGCTTCCATTAGCCTGTTGAAGCCGGCCCCGGCTCGCATTGATTGCCTTAAGCCTTGGGCCCAGGTGGAGGCcgaaaacagagagaaagattTAAAGGAGGCTGCCAAGGCCAAGCCCCAGCCCACGCCCTCCAAGAAGGTTTCAAGCAAACTCCGCCTGAACagcgaggatgaggatgaggatgatgagGAAGGGGAAGAATTCTTGTGCGAATTCGTTGAAAACGAGGCGGAGGAAGCGCCTGCTGATTACAAGTCGGGTGACTCGATGGACAGCTCGGAGCAACGCGAGATCGAGGAAAATGAGATTGTCGACGAAGGCGAATCCGTGGGCAGCGAAGACACCGATGGGTCCTACGAGGACGAGTCCATTGGTAATGATTCCTTTATTGTGTCGGATACTTCTGACGTTGGAGAGCTACGTTACTCCTCCAATGAGCTGGAGGCTGAGTCTCTCGAAGAGATGTCTCCGAAGGGCAAGAAACGCCGTGCCCGCATCATAGTTATGGATTCCAGCGATGAAGAGGAGCAGGCAGAGAACAAGCAGGAGGAAGAAAAGGAGAACGGGGAAAATCAGCAGCGTCAGGAAGATGAAGAGGAGAAGCACTCGGAGAGGCCAACAAATCAGAGCAACTGCTCTTCCAATGCCAGCAAACTGAGCGAAGCCGCACAGATCTTAATTGGCAGCCAGGAGCATTATTCGACCTCTGAAACAGAGCTCGAGAACTCGCGCAAACTCTTCCTTAACGAGATCAACAAGTCGGAGTGCTTGAACAAGACAGCTCCACGCCTGGACATGACTATCATGGATGTGGACTCTGAATCTGACCACAAAGATGATCCACAAACAGCGGCAACCAACAAGAGTGTCTATGAAGTATTAGACTCCGACGAAGACGTTGGGGAAGAGCGAAACGATAATGATAAAGATAACGATGCCGAGAACGAGGACAAAGACGAAGATGAAGAGCCTTCTTCAAGCAACAAATCCTCATCCATTGTACACCAGAAGCAAAAGGTCAACAACGAAGAAGCCCTCTTGGCCGAACTGGCCTCCAGCGACCTGACGCATCTCAAAACTATGTTCAATCCGCTCCAGAAGTCGCGCCGTCAATCGCTGTACATGCCCAGCCCCGAGATGGCCGCCAAGGAGCCCAAGCTGCAGCTACGCAGTGAGCGAGACTTCTGTCCCTCTCAGTCCTTTGTCGAAATGATGGCCGAGCGTAAGGTGCATCAGGCAAAGCGCAAGCGCCTTTCCAAGAGTTTCTCAGGCGCGACCGATGAACTGGAGGTCATGGAAGTTCGTCAAGAGCACAAACGGGCCAAAAACGAGCACGATGAGTCATCGGGATCAATGGAAGAGGACATGCCTCCCACAGAGTCGCCTGACATACCCAAAGAGGAGTCCCCTAAGAAGCAGGAAGAACAGTCGGAGGGGCTGCAACAGCCCAAAGATCAAGAGATGGATGAGAAGATGCCATCGACAAAGGACACACCAAAAGAGGACCCAGAACCGGATCCATCGAAGAAGGAAGCAGAGAACACTCCGACTTTTGGAAAGTGGTCGAAGAATACTGACCACTACTTGGACGTTTGCGCCTCCATTCTACAGAGAGCCAACGAGGCCAAGCTGGAACAAAAGAAACTG CATGTTGCAGCGGGCAGGAAacataacaaaacaaaaccaactgTTTCGGAGGTTGTTTTTAAATCGGTCGACTCGACTGACACAGACATTCGTGAGACCACCAAAGCTCTGCCGCTCAAGAAGGAATTGAAGCGTCTGCAGGCAACCCGTAACGCCGTCAGTCACGCCGTTAACTTGTTGGCGCCGCAGCCAGTGGCCATCAAAGAG CCGCGTTCGTTGCACCGCAAATTGTCACCGCAGCCGCCGGTCGAAGCTAAAAAACCGGCAAAGGGGACtaagaagcagaagaaggcttTGCTGAAGACACAGCTGGTGTCGCCAGTAAAAAGCTCCGATGAGGAGAACCACAACAAGTCGGCAGTCGTCAACCGCATCAAAACCAATGCTGGCTACGTGACTGTTACCATGGACGATGCTCCAGAGCCGCTCGTCGAGCTGGTTAAAACACGCTCGGGTATTATGCGCGTGGAGCCAGCCACGCCCAAGCAGAAGTATTTCCGCGAGGAGCCAGACTCGCCGCCAAACCGAAAATTCCGCGTGCAGCGCGTCCCGGCCGGCTCTCACAAGAagtccaagcagcagcagcagccgccgaaAGAAGGCGGAAAGGTCGCCACGCACAATCCCGCCATGCTGTCGGCATTGCGCTTCAAGGAGCAGGTGTTTGCTCGCAAATAG
- the sle gene encoding protein slender lobes isoform X2, whose product MEDNMENKEGVRVTRARTRRLSVLDPDSCPGTPLLDTASDRGTASPRPTRRTRLNSATDGPTPTRTTRASLARGETPEPITPASLKRTARTPAKATRSVRKQLTLKEELEPEDEKQTRSKTSSPALAFSPTDEKRVTRSMSQTPPVAYRSANNTPQPVLDEKLQSDPSLSAEEQPSGAKAVVDFENVSPTDNKNKHLSRGRSKLPIRVENLSTPAVAAAEKDKDVIWVSETLAKSLESESTESVSEDMKQGTSGSAQKMEAQVESLAEEMSKAETKQAAEEVEAQRRSTIDLLEEVEKDIETIEIPDEQLNSGGADKEQNAEVVIEAASKSITSDEVFESPSSPDPEPENSTTLPMESPASPDPEPQNSSTSALKKLVMEDEPRDEMQPPDLEPRDEMQPPDLEPRDEMQPPDLEPIENNNNSTFKDMAMEVDEDLEIPDKDKELPHKSLDSSEVIEMMAEDEEEKTQWNRSSIGMKIIDNVQLPDLTPDIKSRLVTSGSVDSKKSVAFYSDSADADDEKVQFPKTPARNKNPSSFLLEKSLMRAHKLLKTDTPLKTETPLKADTPLMKDNSLKTDTPSKKGTPLMEMETPLKKDTPLKTDIPLMKDTPLKTDTLRKADTPLKTDTPLKTETPLKKDTPLKTDTPLMKDTPLMMDTPLQTGTRRKVETPLKKDTPLKTETPLKVASLKARNSSTPLQSDDREASISLLKPAPARIDCLKPWAQVEAENREKDLKEAAKAKPQPTPSKKVSSKLRLNSEDEDEDDEEGEEFLCEFVENEAEEAPADYKSGDSMDSSEQREIEENEIVDEGESVGSEDTDGSYEDESIGNDSFIVSDTSDVGELRYSSNELEAESLEEMSPKGKKRRARIIVMDSSDEEEQAENKQEEEKENGENQQRQEDEEEKHSERPTNQSNCSSNASKLSEAAQILIGSQEHYSTSETELENSRKLFLNEINKSECLNKTAPRLDMTIMDVDSESDHKDDPQTAATNKSVYEVLDSDEDVGEERNDNDKDNDAENEDKDEDEEPSSSNKSSSIVHQKQKVNNEEALLAELASSDLTHLKTMFNPLQKSRRQSLYMPSPEMAAKEPKLQLRSERDFCPSQSFVEMMAERKVHQAKRKRLSKSFSGATDELEVMEVRQEHKRAKNEHDESSGSMEEDMPPTESPDIPKEESPKKQEEQSEGLQQPKDQEMDEKMPSTKDTPKEDPEPDPSKKEAENTPTFGKWSKNTDHYLDVCASILQRANEAKLEQKKLHVAAGRKHNKTKPTVSEVVFKSVDSTDTDIRETTKALPLKKELKRLQATRNAVSHAVNLLAPQPVAIKEPRSLHRKLSPQPPVEAKKPAKGTKKQKKALLKTQLVSPVKSSDEENHNKSAVVNRIKTNAGYVTVTMDDAPEPLVELVKTRSGIMRVEPATPKQKYFREEPDSPPNRKFRVQRVPAGSHKKSKQQQQPPKEGGKVATHNPAMLSALRFKEQVFARK is encoded by the exons ATGGAAGACAATATGGAGAACAAAGAGGGAGTGCGAG TGACCCGCGCGCGTACACGCCGCTTGTCTGTTCTGGACCCTGACAGTTGCCCCGGAACACCGTTGCTGGACACGGCATCCGATCGTG GCACGGCCTCGCCTCGCCCCACACGCAGAACACGATTGAATTCCGCCACAGATGGGCCTACACCCACCCGAACCACGCGTGCTTCGCTGGCACGCGGTGAAACTCCGGAGCCGATCACTCCGGCGTCTCTTAAGAGAACGGCTCGCACCCCAGCCAAGGCTACTCGATCTGTGCGCAAGCAGTTGACCTTAAAAGAGGAACTTGAGCCAGAAGATGAAAAACAGACTCGATCCAAAACCTCGAGCCCCGCACTGGCGTTTTCGCCAACAGACGAGAAACGCGTCACGCGTTCCATGTCACAGACCCCTCCAGTTGCCTACCGTTCAGCCAATAACACACCACAGCCGGTTTTGGATGAGAAACTGCAATCCGATCCGAGCCTTTCCGCCGAAGAACAGCCAAGTGGGGCGAAAGCAGTTGTTGATTTCGAAAATGTGTCGCCAAcagacaacaaaaataaacatttgaGCCGCGGCCGATCAAAGTTGCCAATTAGGGTCGAGAATCTTTCGACGCCGGCTGTAGCTGCCGCTGAAAAAGATAAGGATGTAATATGGGTGTCGGAAACTCTCGCGAAATCGCTAGAGTCGGAGTCTACAGAAAGCGTTTCGGAGGATATGAAGCAGGGGACCAGCGGCTCTGCACAGAAAATGGAAGCACAGGTTGAGTCACTTGCAGAAGAAATGTCCAAGGCAGAAACCAAGCAAGCTGCCGAGGAAGTGGAAGCGCAGAGACGTTCCACAATAGATTTATTGGAGGAAGTGGAGAAAGACATAGAAACAATCGAAATCCCAGATGAGCAGCTGAACAGCGGAGGGGCAGACAAAGAGCAAAACGCTGAGGTCGTGATTGAGGCGGCTTCCAAATCGATTACTTCAGACGAAGTTTTTGAATCTCCATCCTCACCAGATCCAGAGCCAGAAAATAGCACCACGTTGCCCATGGAATCTCCAGCCTCACCAGATCCAGAACCACAAAACAGCAGCACCTCAGCCCTCAAGAAATTGGTAATGGAGGATGAGCCACGAGATGAAATGCAGCCTCCCGATTTGGAGCCACGAGATGAAATGCAGCCACCCGATTTGGAGCCACGAGATGAAATGCAGCCACCCGATTTGGAGCCAATTGAAAATAACAACAATTCGACTTTCAAGGACATGGCCATGGAAGTGGACGAAGACCTTGAAATTccagataaagataaagaatTGCCACATAAATCTCTGGACTCCTCTGAAGTGATTGAAATGATGGCTGAGGACGAAGAGGAGAAGACCCAGTGGAATCGTTCAAGCATCGGAATGAAGATCATCGACAACGTTCAGCTGCCAGATCTGACCCCTGACATCAAGTCGCGCCTAGTGACATCGGGCAGCGTGGATTCCAAAAAGTCTGTAGCCTTCTATAGCGACTCGGCAGACGCTGATGACGAAAAGGTTCAGTTCCCGAAGACTCCGGCCCGTAACAAGAACCCATCTTCTTTCTTGTTGGAGAAATCGTTAATGAGGGCCCATAAGCTTCTGAAGACAG ATACTCCTCTGAAGACGGAGACCCCTTTGAAGGCAGATACCCCTTTGATGAAAGATAATTCTCTGAAGACGGATACCCCTTCGAAGAAAGGTACTCCTctgatggagatggagacccCTCTGAAGAAAGATACACCTCTGAAGACGGATATCCCTTTGATGAAAGATACCCCTTTAAAGACAGATACTCTTCGGAAGGCGGATACACCTTTAAAGACAGATACTCCTCTGAAGACGGAGACCCCTCTGAAGAAAGATACTCCTCTGAAGACGGATACACCTTTGATGAAAGATACTCCTCTGATGATGGATACCCCTTTGCAGACAGGTACTCGTCGGAAGGTGGAGACCCCTCTGAAGAAAGATACTCCTCTGAAGACGGAGACCCCTCTGAAGGTGGCCTCTTTAAAGGCACGCAACAGCTCCACACCCTTACAGAGCGACGACCGAGAGGCTTCCATTAGCCTGTTGAAGCCGGCCCCGGCTCGCATTGATTGCCTTAAGCCTTGGGCCCAGGTGGAGGCcgaaaacagagagaaagattTAAAGGAGGCTGCCAAGGCCAAGCCCCAGCCCACGCCCTCCAAGAAGGTTTCAAGCAAACTCCGCCTGAACagcgaggatgaggatgaggatgatgagGAAGGGGAAGAATTCTTGTGCGAATTCGTTGAAAACGAGGCGGAGGAAGCGCCTGCTGATTACAAGTCGGGTGACTCGATGGACAGCTCGGAGCAACGCGAGATCGAGGAAAATGAGATTGTCGACGAAGGCGAATCCGTGGGCAGCGAAGACACCGATGGGTCCTACGAGGACGAGTCCATTGGTAATGATTCCTTTATTGTGTCGGATACTTCTGACGTTGGAGAGCTACGTTACTCCTCCAATGAGCTGGAGGCTGAGTCTCTCGAAGAGATGTCTCCGAAGGGCAAGAAACGCCGTGCCCGCATCATAGTTATGGATTCCAGCGATGAAGAGGAGCAGGCAGAGAACAAGCAGGAGGAAGAAAAGGAGAACGGGGAAAATCAGCAGCGTCAGGAAGATGAAGAGGAGAAGCACTCGGAGAGGCCAACAAATCAGAGCAACTGCTCTTCCAATGCCAGCAAACTGAGCGAAGCCGCACAGATCTTAATTGGCAGCCAGGAGCATTATTCGACCTCTGAAACAGAGCTCGAGAACTCGCGCAAACTCTTCCTTAACGAGATCAACAAGTCGGAGTGCTTGAACAAGACAGCTCCACGCCTGGACATGACTATCATGGATGTGGACTCTGAATCTGACCACAAAGATGATCCACAAACAGCGGCAACCAACAAGAGTGTCTATGAAGTATTAGACTCCGACGAAGACGTTGGGGAAGAGCGAAACGATAATGATAAAGATAACGATGCCGAGAACGAGGACAAAGACGAAGATGAAGAGCCTTCTTCAAGCAACAAATCCTCATCCATTGTACACCAGAAGCAAAAGGTCAACAACGAAGAAGCCCTCTTGGCCGAACTGGCCTCCAGCGACCTGACGCATCTCAAAACTATGTTCAATCCGCTCCAGAAGTCGCGCCGTCAATCGCTGTACATGCCCAGCCCCGAGATGGCCGCCAAGGAGCCCAAGCTGCAGCTACGCAGTGAGCGAGACTTCTGTCCCTCTCAGTCCTTTGTCGAAATGATGGCCGAGCGTAAGGTGCATCAGGCAAAGCGCAAGCGCCTTTCCAAGAGTTTCTCAGGCGCGACCGATGAACTGGAGGTCATGGAAGTTCGTCAAGAGCACAAACGGGCCAAAAACGAGCACGATGAGTCATCGGGATCAATGGAAGAGGACATGCCTCCCACAGAGTCGCCTGACATACCCAAAGAGGAGTCCCCTAAGAAGCAGGAAGAACAGTCGGAGGGGCTGCAACAGCCCAAAGATCAAGAGATGGATGAGAAGATGCCATCGACAAAGGACACACCAAAAGAGGACCCAGAACCGGATCCATCGAAGAAGGAAGCAGAGAACACTCCGACTTTTGGAAAGTGGTCGAAGAATACTGACCACTACTTGGACGTTTGCGCCTCCATTCTACAGAGAGCCAACGAGGCCAAGCTGGAACAAAAGAAACTG CATGTTGCAGCGGGCAGGAAacataacaaaacaaaaccaactgTTTCGGAGGTTGTTTTTAAATCGGTCGACTCGACTGACACAGACATTCGTGAGACCACCAAAGCTCTGCCGCTCAAGAAGGAATTGAAGCGTCTGCAGGCAACCCGTAACGCCGTCAGTCACGCCGTTAACTTGTTGGCGCCGCAGCCAGTGGCCATCAAAGAG CCGCGTTCGTTGCACCGCAAATTGTCACCGCAGCCGCCGGTCGAAGCTAAAAAACCGGCAAAGGGGACtaagaagcagaagaaggcttTGCTGAAGACACAGCTGGTGTCGCCAGTAAAAAGCTCCGATGAGGAGAACCACAACAAGTCGGCAGTCGTCAACCGCATCAAAACCAATGCTGGCTACGTGACTGTTACCATGGACGATGCTCCAGAGCCGCTCGTCGAGCTGGTTAAAACACGCTCGGGTATTATGCGCGTGGAGCCAGCCACGCCCAAGCAGAAGTATTTCCGCGAGGAGCCAGACTCGCCGCCAAACCGAAAATTCCGCGTGCAGCGCGTCCCGGCCGGCTCTCACAAGAagtccaagcagcagcagcagccgccgaaAGAAGGCGGAAAGGTCGCCACGCACAATCCCGCCATGCTGTCGGCATTGCGCTTCAAGGAGCAGGTGTTTGCTCGCAAATAG